In Populus trichocarpa isolate Nisqually-1 chromosome 16, P.trichocarpa_v4.1, whole genome shotgun sequence, a genomic segment contains:
- the LOC7465249 gene encoding uncharacterized protein LOC7465249 yields MRVRVVCRKVYDYIRYDLREIAFPSSLPDPPHIQNRPKLTWRDNLFILKKATRLYCASWVRDIGPDLRPNDYAKDNEANGEAKTTSSAQEKEPSVVEDLAVAARGGMETLRPALQRVYMTRASAYRDALKSFIQGYQEGVQQVMEKKEESKTQSEGNAPKKST; encoded by the exons ATGAGGGTGAGAGTAGTGTGTAGAAAAGTGTACGATTACATCCGCTACGATTTAAGAGAAATAGCTTTCCCTTCTTCTCTACCTGATCCTCCTCATATCCAAAATCGTCCCAAATTAACTTGGCGCGACAAtcttttt atattGAAGAAGGCAACAAGGCTTTATTGTGCTAGCTGGGTGAGAGATATTGGTCCTGATCTTAGGCCTAATGATTATGCAAAAGATAATGAAGCCAATGGTGAAGCTAAGACCACTTCTTCTGCTCAAGAGAAAGAGCCCTCTGTTGTTGAAGATCTTG CGGTTGCTGCAAGGGGAGGTATGGAGACATTGAGGCCAGCTTTACAACGTGTGTACATGACAAGAGCTTCTGCTTATAGAGATGCTCTTAAAAGTTTTATACAAGGGTATCAGGAGGGTGTCCAGCAGGTCatggagaagaaagaagaatcTAAAACTCAATCAGAGGGCAATGCTCCCAAGAAATCTACTTGA
- the LOC7465250 gene encoding uncharacterized protein LOC7465250 isoform X1: MEVKLQHHSFLNSSSSNPWLPQNSIVPSISCKRVAHLDYLLINWGNSRKRCLVKLALRGNGNQSLNYQLVRYKKFNLAYRKTRRMGHLFPLSSADDGVTVNGTPSASTSSDVEEMRLKLNQSLQGDDSSDKLVQSLHDAARVFEVAIKEQGLLSKFSWLSMAWLGVDRNAWLKTLCYQASVYSLLQAAHEISSQGDGKDRDVNIFVQRSFLQQSAPLESLIRDKLSTKQPEAYEWFWSKQVPMVVASFLNYLEEDPRFTSATAVFGKGLSSISGNGSDISLLLLALTCNAAITKLGTTKVSCPQFFSVISDITGRLMDMLVDFIPVRQAYHSIKHIGLRREFLFHFGPRFAACRVKNDRGSEEVIFWVNLVQKQLQQAIDREKIWSRLTTSESIEVLEKDLAIFGFFIALGRSTRSFLSDHGFDVLDDPIEGFIGYLIGGSVLYYPQLSSISSYQLYVEVVCEELDWLPFYPGNVGTTKLSLGHKNKQKGPPNAEAIPQVLDVCSHWMQSFIKYSKWLQNPSNVKAARFLSRGHAKLMECREELGMSWKMTESNINYSVEITRPEINLMTYKETDSFNKALESVEGALVRLEKLHQELPASSSNSGKEHIKAACSDLEKIRKLKKEAEFLEASFRTKAASLQQGEDESSLQSCISEQQQYLKGNGRKNADVRLDRSKSKFQGLWNFLVYSPTKKPGSDVAVVDASGDADIGQTTTSMGIGELESNEIRRFELLRNELMELEKRVQKSTDQYENEEDIKVTDDGANYHDEAASSQLIQVPRNENIIEKSIVKLKKTSTDVLQGTQLLAIDVAASMGLLKRLLIGDELTEKERKTLRRTMMDLASVIPIGVLMLLPVTAVGHAAMLAAIQRYVPALIPSTYGPERLDLLRQLEKVKEMETSELDTKENGEVLS; the protein is encoded by the exons ATGGAAGTTAAATTGCAGCATCATAGCTTCTTAAATTCAAG CTCTTCAAATCCATGGCTTCCACAAAATTCTATTGTTCCCAGTATCTCCTGCAAAAGAGTAGCTCATTTGGATTATCTACTGATCAATTGGGGTAACTCAAGGAAAAGATGCCTTGTGAAGCTTGCATTGCGAGGGAATGGTAACCAGAGTCTTAATTACCAATTGGTTCGATATAAGAAATTTAATCTGGCATATCGTAAGACAAGAAGGATGGGCCACCTTTTTCCCCTATCATCTGCTGATGATGGTGTAACTGTCAATGGTACTCCTTCTGCTAGTACCAGTAGTGACGTGGAGGAAATGAGACTTAAACTCAATCAGTCACTACAAGGTGATGATTCAAGTGATAAACTTGTTCAATCTTTACATGATGCAGCAAGGGTTTTTGAGGTGGCAATTAAAGAACAGGGTTTGCTATCGAAGTTTTCCTGGCTTTCAATGGCCTGGCTTGGTGTAGATAGGAATGCATGGCTGAAAACGCTGTGCTATCAG GCTTCTGTTTATTCCTTACTACAAGCAGCACATGAGATTTCTTCCCAAGGTGATGGTAAAGACAGAGATGtgaatatttttgttcaaaGGAG TTTTTTACAGCAATCTGCTCCCCTAGAGAGCTTGATCAGGGATAAACTATCTACTAAACAACCTGAAGCTTATGAATGGTTTTGGTCTAAGCAAGTTCCGATGGTGGTGGCATCTTTTCTTAATTATCTTGAAGAGGACCCACGCTTTACTTCTGCCACTGCTGT GTTTGGCAAAGGCTTGTCCTCGATTTCAGGCAATGGAAGTGATATTTCACTTCTTTTACTGGCACTGACATGTAATGCTGCAATCACAAAACTTGGCACCACAAAAGTTTCTTGCCCACAATTCTTCTCCGTGATCTCAGATATAACTGGTAGATTGATGGACATGCTGGTTGATTTTATTCCTGTACGCCAAGCTTATCATTCTATAAAGCATATTGGTCTACGCAGAgaatttcttttccattttgggCCTCGATTTGCGGCATGCCGAGTAAAAAATGATCGTGGATCAGAAGAGGTGATTTTCTGGGTTAATCTTGTACAGAAACAGCTCCAACAAGCTATAGATAGGGAGAAAATATGGTCAAGACTAACTACTTCAGAAAGTATTGAG GTTTTGGAGAAGGATTTGGCTATATTTGGATTCTTTATTGCCTTAGGAAGAAGTACACGATCCTTTTTATCAGACCATGGATTTGATGTTCTAGATGATCCTATTGAAGGCTTCATAGG GTACCTTATTGGGGGAAGTGTTTTGTACTATCCTCAGCTTTCATCAATAAGCTCCTATCAGTTGTATGTAGAG GTAGTTTGTGAGGAGCTGGATTGGCTTCCTTTTTATCCAGGCAACGTTGGCACCACAAAACTGTCTCTtggacacaaaaataaacaaaagggtCCTCCAAATGCTGAAGCTATCCCTCAAGTATTAGATGTCTGCTCTCACTGGATGCAGAGCTTTATTAAATACAGTAAATGGCTACAGAATCCATCCAATGTTAAGGCAGCAAGGTTTCTTTCCAGGGG GCACGCCAAATTAATGGAGTGCAGAGAAGAACTAGGAATGTCTTG GAAAATGACAGAAAGCAATATCAATTATTCTGTTGAGATAACAAGACctgaaattaatttgatgactTATAAAGAGACAGATTCATTCAACAAG GCATTGGAGAGTGTTGAAGGAGCTCTTGTGAGACTTGAAAAACTACATCAGGAGCTGCCTGCATCAAGCTCTAATTCTGGGAAAGAGCATATAAAGGCTGCGTGTTCTGATCTTGAGAAAATAAGGAAACTGAAGAAAGAGGCTGAATTTCTGGAGGCATCTTTCAGAACAAAAGCAGCTTCGCTTCAGCAG GGAGAAGATGAAAGTAGTCTACAATCTTGTATTAGTGAGCAGCAACAATACTTGAAAGGGAACGGGAGGAAGAATGCTGATGTAAGGCTCGATAGAAGTAAAAG TAAATTTCAAGGACTGTGGAACTTCCTTGTGTACTCTCCAACCAAGAAGCCTGGATCTGATGTGGCAGTTGTTGATGCATCT GGAGATGCAGATATTGGGCAAACTACTACAAGTATGGGTATTGGAGAGTTGGAGTCAAATGAAATTCGTCGCTTTGAACTTCTAAGGAATGAACTGATGGAACTTGAAAAACGGGTTCAAAAAAGTACTGATCAATATGAAAATGAAGAG gatatCAAGGTTACAGATGATGGTGCTAATTACCATGATGAGGCTGCAAGCTCTCAATTAATCCAGGTTCCAAGGAATGAAAATATCATCGAAAAATCAATTGTTAAGCTAAAGAAAACAAGCACG GATGTGTTGCAAGGAACTCAGCTTCTAGCTATTGATGTTGCTGCTTCAATGGGGTTGCTTAAAAGGCTCTTGATTGGAGATGAGTtaacagagaaagaaagaaaaactctcCGGAGAACTATGATGGACTTGGCATCAGTGATACCTATTGGTGTTCTTATGCTTCTTCCT GTTACTGCTGTGGGGCATGCAGCAATGTTGGCTGCTATCCAGAGATATGTGCCAGCTTTG ATACCATCCACATATGGACCAGAAAGGTTGGATCTCTTGAGGCAACTTGAGAAAGTGAAGGAAATGGAAACGAGTGAACTGGATACCAAAGAAAATGGAGAGGTACTATCCTGA
- the LOC7469970 gene encoding pentatricopeptide repeat-containing protein At2g41080 has translation MAIAVRRIGGEKSWFCHLHRFFSTSTENAASSISDIEGEFKSLCSAGRIKEAFKTYNAEIWTDQHLFSYLIQSFIPQKSLLIAKQLHSLAITSGYYFKDKFVRNHLLNMYFKMGEIQEAIAFFNAMPMRNIMSHNILINGHVQHGDLDSAIKVFDEMLERNVATWNAMVSGLIQFEFNENGLFLFREMHELGFLPDEFTLGSVLRGCAGLRASYAGKQVHAYVLKYGYEFNLVVGSSLAHMYMKSGSLGEGEKVIKAMRIRNVVAWNTLIAGNAQNGHFEGVLDLYNMMKMSGLRPDKITLVSVISSSAELATLFQGQQIHAEAIKAGANSAVAVLSSLISMYSKCGCLEDSMKALLDCEHPDSVLWSSMIAAYGFHGRGEEAVHLFEQMEQEGVGGNDVTFLSLLYACSHNGLKEKGMGFFKLMVEKYGLKPRLEHYTCVVDLLGRSGCLDEAEAMIRSMPLEADVVIWKTLLSACRIHRNADMATRTAEEILRLNPQDSATYVLLSNIHASAKRWKDVSKVRTTMRDRNVKKEPGVSWLEVKNRVFQFSMGDKSHPMSEEIDLYLKELMEEMKLRGYVPDTATVFHDTDSEEKENSLVNHSEKLAIAFGLMNIPPGSPIRVMKNLRICSDCHVAIKLISDINNREIIVRDTSRFHHFKHGKCSCGDYW, from the coding sequence ATGGCTATAGCTGTTAGAAGAATTGGAGGAGAAAAAAGTTGGTTTTGTCACCTCCACCGTTTTTTCTCTACAAGCACAGAGAACGCTGCCTCATCTATTTCTGATATTGAAGGAGAGTTCAAAAGCCTTTGCTCTGCAGGACGCATAAAAGAAGCCTTTAAGACATACAATGCAGAAATATGGACGGACCAACATCTATTCTCTTATCTCATCCAATCTTTCATACCCCAAAAGTCCCTCTTGATAGCAAAACAGCTCCATTCTTTAGCTATCACTTCTGGGTATTACTTCAAAGACAAGTTTGTGAGAAATCACCTACTGAACATGTACTTCAAAATGGGAGAAATACAAGAAGCTATAGCATTCTTTAATGCAATGCCAATGAGAAACATCATGTCTCATAACATTTTGATAAATGGTCATGTGCAACATGGTGATTTGGACAGTGCGATTaaggtgtttgatgaaatgcttGAAAGAAACGTTGCTACGTGGAATGCAATGGTTTCTGGGTTGATTCAGTTTGAATTTAACGAAAATGGGTTGTTTCTGTTTAGAGAAATGCATGAGTTGGGGTTTTTGCCTGACGAGTTCACTTTAGGTAGTGTACTTAGAGGTTGTGCAGGTTTGAGAGCTTCATATGCAGGAAAGCAGGTTCATGCTTATGTGTTGAAATATGGGTATGAATTCAATTTGGTTGTTGGGAGTTCTTTGGCTCATATGTATATGAAAAGCGGTAGCTTGGGAGAAGGAGAGAAAGTTATCAAAGCTATGCGGATACGCAATGTGGTTGCTTGGAATACACTTATAGCAGGTAATGCTCAAAATGGGCACTTTGAGGGAGTTTTGGATTTGTATAATATGATGAAAATGTCTGGCCTCAGGCCAGATAAGATTACGTTGGTGAGTGTAATTAGTTCTAGTGCTGAACTGGCAACTCTTTTTCAGGGTCAGCAGATTCATGCTGAAGCGATCAAAGCTGGAGCTAATTCTGCTGTTGCAGTGCTTAGTTCATTGATCAGTATGTATTCAAAGTGTGGGTGTTTGGAAGATTCAATGAAAGCTTTGTTGGACTGTGAACATCCGGATTCTGTTTTGTGGAGCTCGATGATTGCTGCTTATGGATTTCATGGGCGAGGAGAGGAAGCTGTTCATTTATTTGAGCAGATGGAGCAAGAGGGTGTGGGGGGAAATGATGTTACTTTCTTAAGCTTGCTTTATGCTTGTAGTCATAACGGATTGAAGGAAAAAGGGATGGGATTTTTCAAGTTGATGGTAGAGAAATATGGATTGAAGCCTAGACTGGAACATTACACTTGTGTGGTTGATCTACTTGGTAGGTCGGGATGTTTGGATGAAGCAGAGGCCATGATAAGATCAATGCCTCTTGAAGCAGATGTTGTGATTTGGAAAACTTTGTTATCTGCGTGTAGAATCCACAGAAATGCAGACATGGCAACAAGGACTGCTGAAGAAATTCTTAGGCTTAATCCTCAGGATTCAGCAACTTATGTCCTCCTGTCAAACATTCATGCTTCTGCTAAGAGGTGGAAGGATGTCTCCAAAGTAAGGACAACAATGAGAGATAGGAACGTTAAGAAGGAACCAGGAGTAAGCTGGTTGGAAGTAAAGAATCGGGTTTTCCAGTTCTCTATGGGTGACAAATCTCACCCAATGTCAGAGgagattgatttatatttgaaagaaCTAATGGAGGAGATGAAGTTGCGGGGTTATGTGCCAGATACTGCCACTGTTTTTCATGATACGGACagtgaagagaaagaaaatagctTGGTCAACCACAGTGAGAAGTTGGCTATTGCTTTCGGTCTAATGAACATTCCACCTGGTTCGCCAATAAGAGTAATGAAGAACTTGCGTATCTGCAGTGACTGCCATGTTGCCATCAAGCTCATATCCGACATCAATAACAGAGAAATTATTGTTAGAGATACTAGCAGATTTCACCATTTCAAACATGGGAAATGTTCTTGTGGGGATTACTGGTAA
- the LOC7465250 gene encoding uncharacterized protein LOC7465250 isoform X2, with translation MEVKLQHHSFLNSSSSNPWLPQNSIVPSISCKRVAHLDYLLINWGNSRKRCLVKLALRGNGNQSLNYQLVRYKKFNLAYRKTRRMGHLFPLSSADDGVTVNGTPSASTSSDVEEMRLKLNQSLQGDDSSDKLVQSLHDAARVFEVAIKEQGLLSKFSWLSMAWLGVDRNAWLKTLCYQASVYSLLQAAHEISSQGDGKDRDVNIFVQRSFLQQSAPLESLIRDKLSTKQPEAYEWFWSKQVPMVVASFLNYLEEDPRFTSATAVFGKGLSSISGNGSDISLLLLALTCNAAITKLGTTKVSCPQFFSVISDITGRLMDMLVDFIPVRQAYHSIKHIGLRREFLFHFGPRFAACRVKNDRGSEEVIFWVNLVQKQLQQAIDREKIWSRLTTSESIEVLEKDLAIFGFFIALGRSTRSFLSDHGFDVLDDPIEGFIGYLIGGSVLYYPQLSSISSYQLYVEVVCEELDWLPFYPGNVGTTKLSLGHKNKQKGPPNAEAIPQVLDVCSHWMQSFIKYSKWLQNPSNVKAARFLSRGHAKLMECREELGMSWKMTESNINYSVEITRPEINLMTYKETDSFNKALESVEGALVRLEKLHQELPASSSNSGKEHIKAACSDLEKIRKLKKEAEFLEASFRTKAASLQQGEDESSLQSCISEQQQYLKGNGRKNADVRLDRSKSKFQGLWNFLVYSPTKKPGSDVAVVDASVCPPFTICLQ, from the exons ATGGAAGTTAAATTGCAGCATCATAGCTTCTTAAATTCAAG CTCTTCAAATCCATGGCTTCCACAAAATTCTATTGTTCCCAGTATCTCCTGCAAAAGAGTAGCTCATTTGGATTATCTACTGATCAATTGGGGTAACTCAAGGAAAAGATGCCTTGTGAAGCTTGCATTGCGAGGGAATGGTAACCAGAGTCTTAATTACCAATTGGTTCGATATAAGAAATTTAATCTGGCATATCGTAAGACAAGAAGGATGGGCCACCTTTTTCCCCTATCATCTGCTGATGATGGTGTAACTGTCAATGGTACTCCTTCTGCTAGTACCAGTAGTGACGTGGAGGAAATGAGACTTAAACTCAATCAGTCACTACAAGGTGATGATTCAAGTGATAAACTTGTTCAATCTTTACATGATGCAGCAAGGGTTTTTGAGGTGGCAATTAAAGAACAGGGTTTGCTATCGAAGTTTTCCTGGCTTTCAATGGCCTGGCTTGGTGTAGATAGGAATGCATGGCTGAAAACGCTGTGCTATCAG GCTTCTGTTTATTCCTTACTACAAGCAGCACATGAGATTTCTTCCCAAGGTGATGGTAAAGACAGAGATGtgaatatttttgttcaaaGGAG TTTTTTACAGCAATCTGCTCCCCTAGAGAGCTTGATCAGGGATAAACTATCTACTAAACAACCTGAAGCTTATGAATGGTTTTGGTCTAAGCAAGTTCCGATGGTGGTGGCATCTTTTCTTAATTATCTTGAAGAGGACCCACGCTTTACTTCTGCCACTGCTGT GTTTGGCAAAGGCTTGTCCTCGATTTCAGGCAATGGAAGTGATATTTCACTTCTTTTACTGGCACTGACATGTAATGCTGCAATCACAAAACTTGGCACCACAAAAGTTTCTTGCCCACAATTCTTCTCCGTGATCTCAGATATAACTGGTAGATTGATGGACATGCTGGTTGATTTTATTCCTGTACGCCAAGCTTATCATTCTATAAAGCATATTGGTCTACGCAGAgaatttcttttccattttgggCCTCGATTTGCGGCATGCCGAGTAAAAAATGATCGTGGATCAGAAGAGGTGATTTTCTGGGTTAATCTTGTACAGAAACAGCTCCAACAAGCTATAGATAGGGAGAAAATATGGTCAAGACTAACTACTTCAGAAAGTATTGAG GTTTTGGAGAAGGATTTGGCTATATTTGGATTCTTTATTGCCTTAGGAAGAAGTACACGATCCTTTTTATCAGACCATGGATTTGATGTTCTAGATGATCCTATTGAAGGCTTCATAGG GTACCTTATTGGGGGAAGTGTTTTGTACTATCCTCAGCTTTCATCAATAAGCTCCTATCAGTTGTATGTAGAG GTAGTTTGTGAGGAGCTGGATTGGCTTCCTTTTTATCCAGGCAACGTTGGCACCACAAAACTGTCTCTtggacacaaaaataaacaaaagggtCCTCCAAATGCTGAAGCTATCCCTCAAGTATTAGATGTCTGCTCTCACTGGATGCAGAGCTTTATTAAATACAGTAAATGGCTACAGAATCCATCCAATGTTAAGGCAGCAAGGTTTCTTTCCAGGGG GCACGCCAAATTAATGGAGTGCAGAGAAGAACTAGGAATGTCTTG GAAAATGACAGAAAGCAATATCAATTATTCTGTTGAGATAACAAGACctgaaattaatttgatgactTATAAAGAGACAGATTCATTCAACAAG GCATTGGAGAGTGTTGAAGGAGCTCTTGTGAGACTTGAAAAACTACATCAGGAGCTGCCTGCATCAAGCTCTAATTCTGGGAAAGAGCATATAAAGGCTGCGTGTTCTGATCTTGAGAAAATAAGGAAACTGAAGAAAGAGGCTGAATTTCTGGAGGCATCTTTCAGAACAAAAGCAGCTTCGCTTCAGCAG GGAGAAGATGAAAGTAGTCTACAATCTTGTATTAGTGAGCAGCAACAATACTTGAAAGGGAACGGGAGGAAGAATGCTGATGTAAGGCTCGATAGAAGTAAAAG TAAATTTCAAGGACTGTGGAACTTCCTTGTGTACTCTCCAACCAAGAAGCCTGGATCTGATGTGGCAGTTGTTGATGCATCTGTATGCCCTCCCTTCACGATATGTCTACAATAG
- the LOC7465250 gene encoding uncharacterized protein LOC7465250 isoform X3, producing the protein MEVKLQHHSFLNSSSSNPWLPQNSIVPSISCKRVAHLDYLLINWGNSRKRCLVKLALRGNGNQSLNYQLVRYKKFNLAYRKTRRMGHLFPLSSADDGVTVNGTPSASTSSDVEEMRLKLNQSLQGDDSSDKLVQSLHDAARVFEVAIKEQGLLSKFSWLSMAWLGVDRNAWLKTLCYQASVYSLLQAAHEISSQGDGKDRDVNIFVQRSFLQQSAPLESLIRDKLSTKQPEAYEWFWSKQVPMVVASFLNYLEEDPRFTSATAVFGKGLSSISGNGSDISLLLLALTCNAAITKLGTTKVSCPQFFSVISDITGRLMDMLVDFIPVRQAYHSIKHIGLRREFLFHFGPRFAACRVKNDRGSEEVIFWVNLVQKQLQQAIDREKIWSRLTTSESIEVLEKDLAIFGFFIALGRSTRSFLSDHGFDVLDDPIEGFIGYLIGGSVLYYPQLSSISSYQLYVEVVCEELDWLPFYPGNVGTTKLSLGHKNKQKGPPNAEAIPQVLDVCSHWMQSFIKYSKWLQNPSNVKAARFLSRGHAKLMECREELGMSWKMTESNINYSVEITRPEINLMTYKETDSFNKALESVEGALVRLEKLHQELPASSSNSGKEHIKAACSDLEKIRKLKKEAEFLEASFRTKAASLQQGEDESSLQSCISEQQQYLKGNGRKNADVRLDRSKREMQILGKLLQVWVLESWSQMKFVALNF; encoded by the exons ATGGAAGTTAAATTGCAGCATCATAGCTTCTTAAATTCAAG CTCTTCAAATCCATGGCTTCCACAAAATTCTATTGTTCCCAGTATCTCCTGCAAAAGAGTAGCTCATTTGGATTATCTACTGATCAATTGGGGTAACTCAAGGAAAAGATGCCTTGTGAAGCTTGCATTGCGAGGGAATGGTAACCAGAGTCTTAATTACCAATTGGTTCGATATAAGAAATTTAATCTGGCATATCGTAAGACAAGAAGGATGGGCCACCTTTTTCCCCTATCATCTGCTGATGATGGTGTAACTGTCAATGGTACTCCTTCTGCTAGTACCAGTAGTGACGTGGAGGAAATGAGACTTAAACTCAATCAGTCACTACAAGGTGATGATTCAAGTGATAAACTTGTTCAATCTTTACATGATGCAGCAAGGGTTTTTGAGGTGGCAATTAAAGAACAGGGTTTGCTATCGAAGTTTTCCTGGCTTTCAATGGCCTGGCTTGGTGTAGATAGGAATGCATGGCTGAAAACGCTGTGCTATCAG GCTTCTGTTTATTCCTTACTACAAGCAGCACATGAGATTTCTTCCCAAGGTGATGGTAAAGACAGAGATGtgaatatttttgttcaaaGGAG TTTTTTACAGCAATCTGCTCCCCTAGAGAGCTTGATCAGGGATAAACTATCTACTAAACAACCTGAAGCTTATGAATGGTTTTGGTCTAAGCAAGTTCCGATGGTGGTGGCATCTTTTCTTAATTATCTTGAAGAGGACCCACGCTTTACTTCTGCCACTGCTGT GTTTGGCAAAGGCTTGTCCTCGATTTCAGGCAATGGAAGTGATATTTCACTTCTTTTACTGGCACTGACATGTAATGCTGCAATCACAAAACTTGGCACCACAAAAGTTTCTTGCCCACAATTCTTCTCCGTGATCTCAGATATAACTGGTAGATTGATGGACATGCTGGTTGATTTTATTCCTGTACGCCAAGCTTATCATTCTATAAAGCATATTGGTCTACGCAGAgaatttcttttccattttgggCCTCGATTTGCGGCATGCCGAGTAAAAAATGATCGTGGATCAGAAGAGGTGATTTTCTGGGTTAATCTTGTACAGAAACAGCTCCAACAAGCTATAGATAGGGAGAAAATATGGTCAAGACTAACTACTTCAGAAAGTATTGAG GTTTTGGAGAAGGATTTGGCTATATTTGGATTCTTTATTGCCTTAGGAAGAAGTACACGATCCTTTTTATCAGACCATGGATTTGATGTTCTAGATGATCCTATTGAAGGCTTCATAGG GTACCTTATTGGGGGAAGTGTTTTGTACTATCCTCAGCTTTCATCAATAAGCTCCTATCAGTTGTATGTAGAG GTAGTTTGTGAGGAGCTGGATTGGCTTCCTTTTTATCCAGGCAACGTTGGCACCACAAAACTGTCTCTtggacacaaaaataaacaaaagggtCCTCCAAATGCTGAAGCTATCCCTCAAGTATTAGATGTCTGCTCTCACTGGATGCAGAGCTTTATTAAATACAGTAAATGGCTACAGAATCCATCCAATGTTAAGGCAGCAAGGTTTCTTTCCAGGGG GCACGCCAAATTAATGGAGTGCAGAGAAGAACTAGGAATGTCTTG GAAAATGACAGAAAGCAATATCAATTATTCTGTTGAGATAACAAGACctgaaattaatttgatgactTATAAAGAGACAGATTCATTCAACAAG GCATTGGAGAGTGTTGAAGGAGCTCTTGTGAGACTTGAAAAACTACATCAGGAGCTGCCTGCATCAAGCTCTAATTCTGGGAAAGAGCATATAAAGGCTGCGTGTTCTGATCTTGAGAAAATAAGGAAACTGAAGAAAGAGGCTGAATTTCTGGAGGCATCTTTCAGAACAAAAGCAGCTTCGCTTCAGCAG GGAGAAGATGAAAGTAGTCTACAATCTTGTATTAGTGAGCAGCAACAATACTTGAAAGGGAACGGGAGGAAGAATGCTGATGTAAGGCTCGATAGAAGTAAAAG GGAGATGCAGATATTGGGCAAACTACTACAAGTATGGGTATTGGAGAGTTGGAGTCAAATGAAATTCGTCGCTTTGAACTTCTAA
- the LOC7469969 gene encoding protein trichome birefringence-like 8, with product MDHHHQPTNQKHHLLYFPLVIKRELVYAISFLIVVASSFFVFDLLGSFDPRSVFRFSFIKNDKDSSHSACDYSRGRWVRDESYKNLSYTENCPFLDPGFRCVLNGRKDVDYRNWRWQPEGCDLPRFNASEILNRGRNGRVVFAGDSVGRNQWESFLCMLAQGVSNKSSIYEENGNPITKHKGFLSMRFSEYNLTVEYYRAPFLVFIGRPPRNSPAGIKMTIKVDQLHWFSRNWEGADVLMFNTGHWWNEDKTVKMGNYFEDGGKVNMSLNVMEAFQKSLQTWKSWGENLSPEGTRVFFRGYSPVHYRNATWDEGGRCDVDIQPEANYIMLEPEPVYNQIISTVIKEMDYGDRKVRFLNITHLSQFRYDGHPSRHREPGTPVDAPQDCSHWCLPGIPDTWNEILYANLLSMGFRNR from the exons ATGGATCATCATCACCAGCCCACAAACCAAAAACACCACCTTCTTTATTTTCCCCTCGTAATCAAGAGAGAACTTGTCTATGCAATCTCTTTTCTCATTGTCGTGGCGTCTTCATTCTTCGTCTTTGATCTTCTTGGCTCTTTCGATCCGCGATCTGTCTTTCGTTTTAGTTTCATAAAGAACGATAAAGACTCGTCACACTCAGCCTGTGATTATTCTCGTGGAAGATGGGTTCGGGATGAAAGTTACAAGAATCTATCTTACACTGAGAACTGCCCCTTTCTTGATCCAGGCTTTCGGTGCGTTCTAAACGGAAGAAAAGACGTAGACTATCGGAATTGGCGATGGCAGCCAGAAGGGTGTGATTTGCCAAG ATTTAATGCAAGTGAAATCCTAAACAGAGGCAGAAATGGAAGGGTTGTATTTGCTGGGGACTCTGTTGGCAGAAACCAGTGGGAGTCTTTCCTGTGCATGCTTGCTCAAGGGGTTTCCAACAAGTCTTCAATATATGAAGAGAACGGGAACCCAATAACTAAACACAAAGGATTTCTCTCCATGCGCTTCAGCGAATACAATCTCACCGTTGAATACTATAGGGCACCTTTTCTGGTATTCATCGGCCGCCCACCTCGGAATTCACCGGCTGGCATCAAAATGACGATTAAGGTCGACCAGCTGCACTGGTTTTCCAGGAACTGGGAAGGGGCTGACGTTCTGATGTTCAACACAGGGCATTGGTGGAATGAAGATAAAACCGTCAAGAT GGGTAACTACTTTGAGGACGGAGGTAAGGTTAACATGTCGTTGAATGTGATGGAAGCATTTCAAAAATCTCTCCAGACATGGAAGTCATGGGGTGAAAATTTAAGCCCTGAAGGGACACGTGTTTTCTTTCGTGGCTACTCCCCAGTACATTACAG GAATGCTACGTGGGATGAGGGGGGCCGATGTGATGTTGATATACAACCAGAGGCAAACTACATAATGCTGGAACCTGAGCCAGTGTATAACCAAATAATTTCTACTGTAATCAAAGAGATGGATTATGGAGACAGGAAGGTTCGGTTCTTAAACATTACGCATCTGTCACAGTTCAGGTACGACGGTCACCCTTCTCGTCATCGAGAGCCCGGCACTCCGGTTGATGCTCCGCAGGACTGCAGTCATTGGTGCTTACCTGGAATACCAGATACATGGAATGAAATCCTATATGCTAATTTATTGTCAATGGGATTCAGAAACAGGTGA